The region AGTCTGAACAGGTCGATATtgcccaacattagtctaatgtgtatggaggccttaaaGAGTAGATAAATACACATTAATTGCAGAAACCTCACTTCCATATAAATCAGTAGGACTGGGGTTTAATAATGGCAGCAAGTCCCATGAATGAAACCGTAGCAAAATGTGAATTCACCCTAAAAGATATCTTCACACCACATTTTATGCACACATTTAATAGATATGCTCAGACATGCAATAAATGAATGTGAAAGAGTGTATACATAAGGCCATGTTCTCATGTATGAAAACGCTGCCTTTATTCTGCAGGGGATgcacccaaatatgcaaatgcaatagCAATCTACTCGGATTACGGCTGAATTTAtgcatttttcccttttttaataGAGATGTTTCTTTTGTGCAGAAAACCACTCTCTCTTGGTGATGGAATTCCAGATTCAtaatatatctatttatataattgccttgtagtgttttcatttcctgttctgtccagatgtcaccatatcccagaattccaagcggaggaagttcaccgaccgccatattgggacacccaagtgatgggtgtctcaatatggaaactgctgccgaTACCAGcctattgtgcggtaccaccagtggaacaccgccgcaccacacacactctatacggacCTCACACTGTAgcgtcttgcgcggtaccaccagcggaacaccgtcgcaccaaacACTCTATACCCACCTGACACTGTAGCCTCTTGCGCGGtatcaccagtggaacaccgtcgcaaacacgccgcctccgggatcagccaaatcattcactgactgccaccatctttgtacaggaggagcgcatgcacaggtttaatgtgaccgccgctatctgtctgcacaaagatggcggcggtctgatttactgcgcctgtgtgaattctgcgcaggtgcagtaaatttttcggctgatcccagcggcagatgcacgacgtgtctacagacagaggaagccggtcacattaaaggggttttcccacaaacgaaagttcattttaaaaattgtctgcatCTGACCGTGTACagggcataccacatctcctgggcaggggaggaagcaaaagacaatactgacattacagcaggggatcacagtggatttctTTTgttaggtaaaatatttcactaactgtttttaaaaaatattttacctcacaaaatgtatcctctgcaatctcctgctgtaatgtcagtattgtcttttgcttcctcccctgcccaggagctgtggtatgttcggtacacggtcagacacagataaTTTTTAAAATCAACTttggtttgtgggaaaaccccttttaaaagcaaatatcaacgccaacatggctcctcctaaaaagtacgccaatgacaatgaaaggaaagcagcaaaggcacaacgtcaaagacAACAAAAGGCAAATGAGACTtgtagagcaacagcatcgctgggacaaaaacaatgcatataagaataggcgtcaagcacatgatccCCATCTAGTTATATACATAATGGCCATCTTCACTGAGAAGACCACCTCTCTAGAATAAGGCACTTCCAATTACTTTTTGTGCAGTCGACCCTAAGAAGTTTCCTGCATTTTTAAATGGAACGTGTCAAGATTCAAAATCCTGTGCAAGTTGTGTGCAGTGTGCTATAGAACAGGAGGAGCAAAACAAATCGATATTCGAGTTCACCAAaatgatttgcaggaccctgggtcCAGCAGCCATGTCGGCAGTCTGTAGAAGGTGGCCCAGAGCCCTGCAAACCTCCTCCTTCCTGCCAGGGTACCGATGCCTCTTCTGATTAGCAGGCTCAGTGTGATGTGGGAAAAGATCTAGAAACTTAAATCACTGCTTGCTTATTCTGAGTACTGCAGTCAAGGGGGTGGTGCTACATCAGTGATTGATAGTTATCTCAATATGTACACATATCTAGGCATCGACTTAttaggaccgcctactggactcctaAACCCAGAATGAGCAGGGATTGGAATGAGGAAATACAAGTTATACTAAACCTTTCCCCAAATAAATATACATcaatctgttcctcttgctctatacAGCGCTCCCCGAGAGGCCAGACCGCGCGCTCCCCGAGAGGCCAGACCGCGCGCTCCCCGAGAGGCCAGACCGCGCGCTCCCCGAGAGGCCAGACCGCGCGCTCCCCGAGAGGCCAGACCGCGCGCTCCCCGAGAGGCCAGACCGCGCGCTCCCCGAGAGGCGGGCCGCGCGCTCCCCGAGAGGCCAGACCGCGCGCTCCCCGAGAGGCCAGACCGCGCGCTCCCCGAGAGGCCAGACCGCGCGCTCCCCGAGAGGCCAGACCGCGCGCTCCCCGAGAGGCGGGCCGCGCGCTCCCCGAGAGGCCAGACCGCGCGCTCCCCGAGAGGCCAGACCGCGCGCTCCCCGAGAGGCCAGACCGCGCGCTCCCCGAGAGGCCAGACCGCGCGCTCCCCGAGAGGCCAGACCGCGCGCTCCCCGAGAGGCCAGACCGCGCGCTCCCCGAGAGGCCAGACCGCGCGCTCCCCGAGAGGCCAGACCGCGCGCTCCCCGAGAGGCGGGCCGCGCGCTCCCCGAGAGGCCAGACCGCGCGCTCCCCGAGAGGCCAGACCGCGCGCTCCCCGAGAGGCCAGACCGCGCGCTCCCCGAGAGGCCAGACCACGCGCTCCCCGAGAGGCCAGACTACCATTACATTGGGTCAAAACTGTGTATATAGGACAACTGATCCCATACTGTGCCCTGTATGCCAGTGCTCCAACAGAAGTGGAAAGATTTAAAATGGTTGCCCAACTTTGgagacattttgctttttttcttcCTTAAAATACCTGTATTTTTGGCCAAGACTCATTCTTGTAATTGTGTTTCATTAAAATTTGTACAACGTTTGACTTACATAGTCTCAGTGTTAAACAGTTTACTTCTAGCTGCAGAATGGTTAAACTTAGGATCCATCAGTGAGCCTGTTCTAAAGCTCCAATGGGAGAGGGCTGAGCTCTCATTTGTCCTTTTCAGAGCTACTCTCAGCTACTATATGACCACAGCAAAGTTAAATGTGCAGGGAGATAAAGAGCCTATAAGAACAATGcaaaatgcttaaagggaacctgtcaccccccccccccccagtcgtttcaaactaaaagagccaccttgtgcagcagtaatgctgcattctgacaaggtggctcttttagttctgggtactgtaactagagaaataatccattttttaatttgtcagaaataccttttcttcagtcctggaggccggcctttcccccctgcagcagacgccacatagccgtcactcaaatcctcttggcaccgggcgccgcctcctcctcagcgctgttttgaaaatagccggcgcctgcgctcttttttcctgcctggtgcaggcgcagtgagcgctgcccatcctctgtgcACATATGCCGTCTcggtgactgcacctgtgcggccgccctgcttgtgaatcccagccccgcagtgacttatgatttattcacattgcagggctgggattcacaggcagggcggccgcacaggcacagtcagctagactgcatatgaggaaaagacaggcagcgctcactgcgcctgcaccaggcaggaaaaaagagcgcaggcgccggctattttcaaaacagcggtgaggaggaggcggcgcccggtgccaagaagatttgagtgacggctgtgtggcgtctgctgcagggggggaaaggccggcctccaggactgaagaaaggtatttctgacaaattaaaaaactgattaccgtatttctgcagttacagcacccagaactaaaggagccaccttgtcagaatgcagcattactgctgcacaaggtggctcttttagtttgaaatgactggagggtgacaggttccctttaaccccttcatgaccttgggattttccgtttttccgtgttcgttttttgcttccctccttcccagagccataacattttttatttttctgtcgatttggccatgtgagggcttattttttgcgggacgagttgtacttttgaacgacatcattggttttaccatgtcgtgtactagaaaacgggaaaagaattccaagtgcggtgaagttgcaaaaaatgtgcaattccacacttgttttttgcttggcttttttgctaggttcactaaatgctaaaactgacctgccattatgattctccaggtcagtactagtttatagacacctaacatgactaggttcttttttatctaagtggtgaaaaaaaattccaaactttgctaaaaaaaaaaaaaaaaaaatttgcgccattttccgatactcgtagcgtctccatttttcatgatctggggtcggttcagggcttattttttgcgtgccgagctggcatttttaatgattccaactcggtgcagatacgttcttttgatcgcccgttattgcattttaatgcaatgtcgcggcgaccaaaaaaaacgtatttctggcgtttcgattttttttctcgttaagccgtttagagatcaggttaatgtttttttttattgatagatcgggcgattctgaacgcggcaataccaaatatgtgtaggtttgatttttttttattgatttattttgattgagttgaaaggggggtgatttaaacttttatattttttttatttttttcacattttttttttacttttttttaaaacttttgccatgcttctatagcctccatgggaggctagaagcaggcacagcacaatcggctctgctacatagcagcgatctgctgttcgctgctatgtagcagaaaatcaggtgtgctgtgagcgccgaccacaggatggcgctcacagctgccggggatcagtaaccatagaggtctcaaggacctctatggttacaattgtacacgcatcgccgacctccgatcatgtgacggggggcggcgatgcgctcatatccggccgcccggccggatgcggtagttaaatgccgctgtctgcgtttgacagtggcatttaactagttaatagcggcaggtgaatcgcgatttcacccgccgctattgcgggcacatgtcagctgttcaaaacagctgacatgtcccggatttgatgcgggctcaccgcggagccctgcatcaaagcaggggagctgacctcggacgtactatcccgtccgaggtcagtaaggggttaatgaaaccAAATAGCAAAAATGACATAGCACCAAATGCATGCATTCAAGAAAGAAAAAATTGTCCACGGAGGGGTGCAACCCATTTAAAGTCTCTAATTCTTGCAGTGGATCTGAATACAAGACTTTCTTTGGCTTTCGCGGTGTGGTACATCAGTTATATTTTTGATTCTCTGACTGATGAAATGAAAGTGTGATCAGACCCATAGTCCTATAAATACAGCTGTCAGGTTCAGCGAGTATAGAGGATGGCCGTACACTTAGGAATATGATCAGCTGGAAAGTGGCTGATAAATCGTCCATCACTATGAATGATCTGACCATTTCATGCTAAACTGCACTTGATGGTTGGGGGTCAGTTAAAGGgggctctgtcagcacagaatgactgttcaaacccagTGCAGGCTCTCGGggcacccttggcgtggccaaacatttaaagaggtccaaccgttacaccgatgcggctaccttgtgccagtcattacactggctacccatccactccagaatccagtacaaaactactaccctcatccataaagcactccatggctcagcaccaccctacatctcctctctggtctcagtctaccaccctacccgtgccctccgctccgctaatgacctcaggttagcatcctcaataatcaaaacctcccactcccgtctccaagactttacacgtgctgcgccgattctttggaatgcactacctaggttaatacgattaatccccaattcccacagttttaagcgtgccctaaaaacgcatttgttcagactggcctaccgcctcaatgcattaacctaactatccctgtgtggcctattaaaaaaaaaaaaaaaaaacataatcaggttccttgcatcgtgttctcatacactttatgcagttaatagccctctgtgtctgtactgctacatacttaggctgttaactggttcatgcagctttacatgaacacccgagccttacactatggctggtccaaataactaaagcaattgttaccatccacctctcgtgtctccccttttcctcatagtttgtaagcttgcgagcagagccctcactcctcctggtatctgttttgaactgtgaattctgttatgctgtaatgtctattgtctgtacaagtcccctctataagttgtaaagtgctgcggaatatgttggcgctatataaataaaaattattaatattattatatcaTAAAAGGGTCGTCTACAACTCGGAACAAAACCCTTCTCAATCACTAAGTTTTACTCAAGTAAAATAACAGCTATACTTGCCTCATTACTGaatagtgaaaaaaataataatttttagcaGACAATATTTCAATTTGTAACATTTCATGTAAATCAGTTACAAAATATACAATATTGATAGCGAAGGATCGTTAGTGAATATTTTGCAACCGGTCGTTAGCTGAAATTTTGCAAATTGATCATTTTGGCATACTTTACCTGCCAATGTCTACGAGCCCAGAGCAGACACCACTAAAGCCTATGTAAATGACCGGTAAATGACCGTCCTCACACCCGAGTGCTGAGCTCACCTACATCTGCTAAGCTCCTGTACAGAGTCCACTCACTTACCGAAGACTCGCTGTCTCTAATTAGGAAGTCTCCCTCGTTGCCTCTCTCGTTGAGCGCCATTTCCGCTTGGTGTCGTGTTACTTTTCCATAATACCACTGGTTGCCCGCAAAACGTCCAGTCACAGAGGGTCCAATGTAATCACATCGTGGTGGTAAAGGCTCATAACCTGAACTGGTCTCAAAGACCGGCATAACAGTAACGTAGTTCTTTGGCACCAGCCCTACAAGACCGTTGTTCTTCCGGCATTTCCACCACTCCGGGTCATTTTCTGGCTTCTCAATAACATCCATCATTTCACCCTTCTCAAAATTGAGCTCTTCCTCATTTGACGAGCTGAATGGATACAGAGCCTGGACGACATGTAATGAGCGGCCATTGTTGAGGTTGTTGACAACTGCTGCTAGCTTTTCAGACAACGTGCCCACTTGGTCTCCAGAAGGACTGTCACCCTCTTCAGTTACGTAGTTTGATGGAAACCACCCTACCCGTCCATTGTAACTTCCGCGCCACCATCCGTCACTGCACTTCTCCATCACAATCACCTTAGTGCCTTTCACCAAAGACAATTCGTCATCCCTCTCGGCTGCGTATGTGAACTTCACATAAGCCGGCATGTTCAGATCATACAAGCGCTCCGTGTCCGATAAGCTTTCATCTGCGGTAGAAGACGAATCTGGCACGTGGGTTTTTCGCCTTACTTTTCCAATACCTATAAATAAAAGCAGAGAGTCAGAATATTTTTACTTCCCAATTAAGCCCCAATCACATTTCTACATACAGGTCTGTGCATCTCTAGACGATTTCACAAATGCATGATGCAAGAATGTTTAAGAGGAACTTGTCACAATGAACAAGCAGTCAACGTGCTGCACACAGAGTTATGAGGAAGGAGAAGAGGAATAAAGAAATGTACTGATCAGTCGAAAACATtcagtataactttttttttttttttttttttaatccttgttCATTTGGGCTTGagagtccagtaggcggtcctacTCGCTGATGGACAGCTAACTCTGAATGAATTACAAACTGTACTATATATTCTAAACTCTTCCTGCCGATCAGAATAATGTTCAATATGTTACGTTATTAATTTATAAGTAAAAATGTTTCTGCTACTGTGAAGTACCCAAAATATCCTTAAGTACCAAATTAACATAACATACCAAAAATACTGATAGCAAGAACAGATAAACAGACGAAAACACAGGATCCAATCCCAAAATGGTTCTCATCATAAACAGGCTTATTAAAGGCTTCAATAGTCTGTTCATTATAGATATGTACACGTGTTGTTTCCCGAAATATGAGAAAGTTAGGCTACGTTTACACATTGTGTTTTTGCTACGTTTTTTTCCCaatgcaaaacctgctctcttggcagtaaagaagctgcttacaaaagcaagttttgcttagtttttattgccgtgtttttgttgtctcttgtgcatattgataaactttagtgatttttaggaTTTAACTTActgtacttaaggccccgtctcacatagcgagatcgctgctgagtcacaagttttgtgacgcaacagcgacctcagtagcgatctcgctatgtgtgacacgtaccagcgatcaggcccctgctgtgagatcgctggtcgtgtcggaatggcctggaccttttttcggtcgttgaggtcccgctgacatcgctgaatcggtgtgtgtgacaccgatccagcgatgtcttcactggtaaccagggtgggtaaacatcgggttactaagcgcagggccgcgcttagtaacccgatgtttaccctggttaccagcgtaaatgtaaaaaaaaacaaacactacatactcaccatctgttgcccgtcaggtcccccggcgtctgcttcctgctctgactgagccgccgtaaagtgagagcacagcagtgacgtcaccgctgcgctcagctctcactgtacgggtgcactgtcagagcaggaagcagacgccgggggacctgacgggcaacagatggtgagtatgtagtgtttgttttttttacatttacgctggtaaccacggtaaacatcgggttactaagcgcggccctgcgcttagtaacccgatgtttaccctggttacccgggtgctgcagggggacttcggcatcgttgaagacagtttcaacgatgccgaagtcgttcccctgatcgttggtcgctggagagagctgtctgtgtgacagctccccagcgaccacacagcgacaaaacagcgacgctgcagcgatcagcatcgttgtctgtatcgctgcagcgtccctgtgtgagacggggcctttagattttGCACCAAAAACGGATACCtgcttttttactgcatttttgcacttacccattgttttctacgggtgaaaaaaacgctgcaaataagcAGATAAAATGCGGAAAGaagtagtgacatgctgcagtttccaaaaaagcagcagttttctAAAACAggcaggaaaataaaacaaatctgtGATCTGTGTTTGcataaaaatgaagcaaaaaggcaatgtgtgaacatagccttagtgcataatctatctataataatatatatatatatatatatatatatatatatatatatatatatatatatatactagctgtactacccggcttcgcccgggttaatgactgctgttagcaaaatagaatgtgttaacaaaaatttattctgcacacaaaaaccacaaaacaaatagatagaaatgtaattattaaaaggcaaaaactaagcaaatagaagcatttcacaacatatattagctttgttatactgagaatgtctttgttgcctatattaaccaatcagagctcaggttaattaactgtagcaaaatagaagctgagctgtgattggttgctattggcagcctgataaatccccagccaacaggaagccctcccccctggcagtatatattagctcacacatacacataatagacaggtcatgtgactgacagctgccgtatttcctatatggtacatttgttgctcttgtagtttgcttattaatcagatttttatttttgaaggacaataccagacttgtgtgtgttttagggcgagttttatgtgtcaagttgtgtgtgttgagttgcgtgtggcgacatgcatgtagcgacttttgtgagatgagttttgtgtggcgacatgcgtgtagcaacattttgtgtgttgagttgcatgtgacaggttagtgtagcaagttgtgtgcagcaagatttgtgcatggcgagttttgcgcgtggcgagttttatgtgtggtgcattttgagtatgtgcaagttttgtgtgaggcaacttttgcatgtggtgcaacttttgtacatgtggcaatttttctgtgtgtgcaagttttgcatgaggtgagttttccatgaggtgagttttgcacgtgtggcgagttttgcgtgagcctagttttgcatatggcgagttttgcatgtagcgagttttgagtggtgacttttgtgtttcgacttttatgtggcgaggttggtgtgtgtgtgtggtgaaatgtgtgctgagggtggtatatgtgttcaagcacgtggtagtgtgtggcgcattttgtgtttgtgttcatatccccgtgtgtggtgagtatcccatgtcggggccccaccttagcaactgtacggtatatactctttgtcgccatcgctctcattctttaagtcctcattgttcacatctggcagctgtcaattttcctccaacacttttcccttcactttttccccattatgtagataggagcaaaattgtttggtgaattggaacgcgcggggttaaaatttcacctcacaacatagcctatgacgctctcggggtccagacgtgtgactgtgcaaaattttgtggctgtagctgcgacggtacagatgccaatcccggacatacacacatacatacatacacacattcagctttatatattagatatacctgtatgtaatctcctgtatatagtatatacctgtgtgtcatctcacctatatatagtatatatctgtgtgtcatctcctgtatatagtatatacctgtatgtcatctcctcctatacatagcatatacctgtgtcatctcctcctgtatatactatatacctgtaggtaatctgctcctgtatatagtatatacctgtgtgtcatctcctcctgtatatagtatatacctgtatgtcatctcctcctgtatgtagtatgtacctgtatgtcatctcctcctctatatagtatatacctgtgtgtcatctctcctgtatatagtatatatctgtgtgtcatctcctcctgtatatagtatatacctgtgtgtcatctcccctgtaaatagtatatacctgtgtgtcatctcctgtatatagtatatagctgtatgccatctcctcctgtattagccctcgttcacacgttatttggtcagtatttttacctcagtatttgtaagctaaaatggcagcctgataaatccccagccaacagtaagcccaccccctggcagtatatattagctcacacatacacataatagactggtcatgtgactgacagctgccggattcctatatggtacatttgttgctcttgtagtttgtctgcttattaatcagatttttatttttgaaggataccagacttgtgtgtgttttagggcgagtttcgtgtgtcaagttgtgtgtgttgagttgcgtgtggcgacatgcatgtaggg is a window of Ranitomeya variabilis isolate aRanVar5 chromosome 2, aRanVar5.hap1, whole genome shotgun sequence DNA encoding:
- the NCK1 gene encoding SH2/SH3 adapter protein NCK1 isoform X2, with the protein product MELPNFFKHWFSIGKVRRKTHVPDSSSTADESLSDTERLYDLNMPAYVKFTYAAERDDELSLVKGTKVIVMEKCSDGWWRGSYNGRVGWFPSNYVTEEGDSPSGDQVGTLSEKLAAVVNNLNNGRSLHVVQALYPFSSSNEEELNFEKGEMMDVIEKPENDPEWWKCRKNNGLVGLVPKNYVTVMPVFETSSGYEPLPPRCDYIGPSVTGRFAGNQWYYGKVTRHQAEMALNERGNEGDFLIRDSESSPNDFSVSLKAQGKNKHFKVQMKDNVYCIGQRKFNTMEELVEHYKKAPIFTSEQGEKLYLIKPLS
- the NCK1 gene encoding SH2/SH3 adapter protein NCK1 isoform X1, whose protein sequence is MTTEEVVVIAKFDYVAQQDQELDIKKNERLLLLDDSKSWWRVRNSVHKTGFVPSNYVERKNSARKASIVKNLKDTLGIGKVRRKTHVPDSSSTADESLSDTERLYDLNMPAYVKFTYAAERDDELSLVKGTKVIVMEKCSDGWWRGSYNGRVGWFPSNYVTEEGDSPSGDQVGTLSEKLAAVVNNLNNGRSLHVVQALYPFSSSNEEELNFEKGEMMDVIEKPENDPEWWKCRKNNGLVGLVPKNYVTVMPVFETSSGYEPLPPRCDYIGPSVTGRFAGNQWYYGKVTRHQAEMALNERGNEGDFLIRDSESSPNDFSVSLKAQGKNKHFKVQMKDNVYCIGQRKFNTMEELVEHYKKAPIFTSEQGEKLYLIKPLS